In one window of Porites lutea chromosome 8, jaPorLute2.1, whole genome shotgun sequence DNA:
- the LOC140945937 gene encoding ZP domain-containing protein-like, with product MALSTVVSLTWILFAVFSFVEAAERDNKDYGGIHVKCISQYMQLTLERDHYNEIDPETLRLRDPGCKVAFYNKTIMVIRAPLGNCGTKSSIQGKLILFTNDVYAEVSGSSGISRVPAYQFGLQCLYYTSVKISLHSFKAEPKGPIIITPTPGIGVFEFETSMYQTDKYISKYTQFPVKVHLGESIYLQVNIKGNESGLSLLLENCRATPTANPNDTRYYPLIKDGCPVDEYLNYKNSDSPYQRFSFQSFKFNNTEVVYLHCEVYVCANNTNSTRCSEGCTQEPGNIRRRRDNWMASDRRGSTSLQGEIKILTERVQRAPPPDPIGSRSYAPVVTIEKLLMLLTFTLACFSAF from the exons GGGATAACAAAGACTATGGAGGTATTCACGTCAAATGCATTTCACAGTATATGCAGCTTACCCTGGAAAGAGATCACTATAACGAGATAGATCCTGAGACCTTACGCTTAAGAGACCCAGGATGTAAAGTTGCCTTTTACAACAAAACAATCATGGTCATTCGAGCGCCGCTAGGCAATTGCGGTACAAAGTCATCAATCCAGGGCAAATTAATACTTTTTACTAATGACGTTTATGCGGAAGTGAGTGGAAGTTCGGGCATTTCACGAGTTCCAGCGTATCAGTTCGGTCTTCAGTGTCTTTACTACACTTCTGTTAAAATATCACTGCATTCGTTCAAGGCAGAACCTAAAGgacccataattattacccctACACCAG GCATTGGAGTCTTCGAGTTTGAAACAAGCATGTACCAGACAGACAAGTACATCAGTAAGTACACACAGTTCCCCGTCAAAGTTCACCTTGGAGAAAGTATCTACCTGCAAGTCAACATCAAAGGCAACGAAAGTGGTTTGTCTCTGCTCCTAGAGAACTGCCGTGCGACACCAACTGCAAATCCAAATGATACAAGATACTATCCCTTGATCAAAGACGG ATGCCCAGTCGATGAATACTTGAATTACAAGAACTCCGATTCTCCTTATCAGCGATTTAGTTTCCAGTCCTTTAAATTCAACAACACTGAAGTAGTGTATCTTCACTGTGAGGTATACGTTTGTGCAAACAATACCAACTCAACACGCTGTTCAGAAGGCTGCACCCAGGAACCAGGCAACATTAGAAGGCGGAGAGATAACTGGATGGCATCTGATCGCAGGGGATCCACCTCTTTACAGggtgaaatcaaaattttaacgGAAAGAGTCCAAAGGGCACCGCCACCCGATCCTATAG GTTCCCGTTCCTACGCCCCTGTCGTAACAATTGAGAAGTTACTTATGCTCTTGACGTTCACTCTGGCATGTTTCTCGGCGTTCTAA
- the LOC140946090 gene encoding KICSTOR subunit 2-like isoform X1 produces the protein MASDKRSVSPSPSTPPISREQALLESFFHALSQFAFDKAKDQVEKEKETKRLPLVSSTPWSLLLQSLSHLALAEKAYFSLPFIAKKFFRKDSVRDSFKTLITELKKIEETSHTASSTGSPVEGSLLAELCRHLSQFAQARQELIDFYEAMATMSSSANVNCFDLSNMIDELCRRHNKGFHHPILDSLKSCFSFEVDILSNLLKAQCEMAEWKFLPSLLHLHESNVKLSSWCQILPPVELSASLTLKKSLFGSTQKKHIEAPFLYQWLGKLQDALVSKFTLYFYTILARQTAPVDMKSLTSRASVDYVGRIAAFIRRSDAYNVSMLLDTHNLDLYQGHGYHLPQDVKEKPFGLGAFPAIFSFPGEQPVEHWPNIVSIILDKVQELNSLDKIVYFFDIRVQSTYFLTRVDPRTTFVVIFNSKRSEKDSYVTSFLGETATLLRNSKIFAMLKQGGKS, from the exons ATAAAAGGAGTGTTAGCCCATCTCCAAGCACACCACCAATCTCCAGGGAACAGGCTTTGCTGGAATCTTTCTTCCATGCTCTTAGCCAATTTGCCTTTGACAAAGCTAAAGACCAAGTG gagaaagagaaagagacaAAACGGCTACCACTTGTTTCAAGTACTCCGTGGTCATTATTACTACAGTCACTATCTCACTTGGCTTTGGCAGAGAAGGcttatttttctttacctttCATTGCCAAGAAGTTCTTCAGAAAAGAT TCTGTGCGAGACAGCTTCAAGACTCTAATAACAGAGTTAAAGAAAATAGAAGAGACATCACACACTGCCTCTTCCACAGGGTCCCCAGTTGAAGGAAGTTTGTTGGCAGAGCTGTGCAGACATTTAAGTCAGTTTGCACAGGCTAGGCAGGAATTAATTGACTT TTATGAAGCTATGGCAACAATGAGTTCTTCAGCAAATGTGAATTGTTTTGATTTATCAAATATGATAGACGAGTTATGTCGAAG ACATAACAAAGGTTTTCATCACCCTATTTTGGACTCTCTTAAGTCATGTTTCAG TTTTGAAGTGGATATTTTGTCCAATTTGCTGAAAGCCCAGTGTGAGATGGCTGAATGGAAATTTCTTCCCTCCCTACTTCACCTTCATGAAAGCAATGTTAAATTGTCCTCCTGGTGCCAAATACTTCCCCCTGTGGAG CTGTCAGCATCACTCACATTAAAGAAATCCTTGTTTGGAAGTACACAAAAGAAACACATTGAAGCACCTTTTCTGTATCAGTGGCTTGGAAAACTTCAAGATGCCTTGGTTTCAAAG TTCACCCTGTATTTCTACACCATACTCGCGAGACAAACCGCGCCAGTAGACATGAAGTCCTTAACATCACGTGCCAGTGTTGATTATGTAGGCAG AATTGCAGCGTTTATCCGTCGTTCGGACGCTTATAATGTGTCCATGCTGTTGGATACTCATAACTTGGACCTTTATCAAGGGCACGGATATCATTTGCCGCAGGACGTCAAAGAAAAACCCTTCGGCTTGGGAGCTTTTCCGGCCATATTCTCATTCCCTGGC GAACAACCAGTTGAACACTGGCCGAACATTGTATCTATAATCCTCGACAAAGTCCAAGAACTAAATTCTCTGGACAAAATCGTGTACTTTTTTGATATT CGCGTTCAGAGTACGTACTTCTTAACGCGCGTGGATCCACGCACGACATTCGTGGTGATTTTTAACAGCAAAAGGTCAGAGAAAGACTCTTACGTCACCTCGTTTCTTGGCG AAACGGCCACCCTCCTTAGAAACTCGAAAATTTTCGCCATGCTGAAGCAGGGAGGAAAGAGTTAA
- the LOC140946090 gene encoding KICSTOR subunit 2-like isoform X2, whose amino-acid sequence MASDKRSVSPSPSTPPISREQALLESFFHALSQFAFDKAKDQVEKEKETKRLPLVSSTPWSLLLQSLSHLALAEKAYFSLPFIAKKFFRKDSVRDSFKTLITELKKIEETSHTASSTGSPVEGSLLAELCRHLSQFAQARQELIDFYEAMATMSSSANVNCFDLSNMIDELCRRHNKGFHHPILDSLKSCFSFEVDILSNLLKAQCEMAEWKFLPSLLHLHESNVKLSSWCQILPPVELSASLTLKKSLFGSTQKKHIEAPFLYQWLGKLQDALVSKFTLYFYTILARQTAPVDMKSLTSRASVDYVGRIAAFIRRSDAYNVSMLLDTHNLDLYQGHGYHLPQDVKEKPFGLGAFPAIFSFPGEQPVEHWPNIVSIILDKVQELNSLDKIVYFFDIRVQSTYFLTRVDPRTTFVVIFNSKRSEKDSYVTSFLGGDTFPDRPQACLNNWKPSA is encoded by the exons ATAAAAGGAGTGTTAGCCCATCTCCAAGCACACCACCAATCTCCAGGGAACAGGCTTTGCTGGAATCTTTCTTCCATGCTCTTAGCCAATTTGCCTTTGACAAAGCTAAAGACCAAGTG gagaaagagaaagagacaAAACGGCTACCACTTGTTTCAAGTACTCCGTGGTCATTATTACTACAGTCACTATCTCACTTGGCTTTGGCAGAGAAGGcttatttttctttacctttCATTGCCAAGAAGTTCTTCAGAAAAGAT TCTGTGCGAGACAGCTTCAAGACTCTAATAACAGAGTTAAAGAAAATAGAAGAGACATCACACACTGCCTCTTCCACAGGGTCCCCAGTTGAAGGAAGTTTGTTGGCAGAGCTGTGCAGACATTTAAGTCAGTTTGCACAGGCTAGGCAGGAATTAATTGACTT TTATGAAGCTATGGCAACAATGAGTTCTTCAGCAAATGTGAATTGTTTTGATTTATCAAATATGATAGACGAGTTATGTCGAAG ACATAACAAAGGTTTTCATCACCCTATTTTGGACTCTCTTAAGTCATGTTTCAG TTTTGAAGTGGATATTTTGTCCAATTTGCTGAAAGCCCAGTGTGAGATGGCTGAATGGAAATTTCTTCCCTCCCTACTTCACCTTCATGAAAGCAATGTTAAATTGTCCTCCTGGTGCCAAATACTTCCCCCTGTGGAG CTGTCAGCATCACTCACATTAAAGAAATCCTTGTTTGGAAGTACACAAAAGAAACACATTGAAGCACCTTTTCTGTATCAGTGGCTTGGAAAACTTCAAGATGCCTTGGTTTCAAAG TTCACCCTGTATTTCTACACCATACTCGCGAGACAAACCGCGCCAGTAGACATGAAGTCCTTAACATCACGTGCCAGTGTTGATTATGTAGGCAG AATTGCAGCGTTTATCCGTCGTTCGGACGCTTATAATGTGTCCATGCTGTTGGATACTCATAACTTGGACCTTTATCAAGGGCACGGATATCATTTGCCGCAGGACGTCAAAGAAAAACCCTTCGGCTTGGGAGCTTTTCCGGCCATATTCTCATTCCCTGGC GAACAACCAGTTGAACACTGGCCGAACATTGTATCTATAATCCTCGACAAAGTCCAAGAACTAAATTCTCTGGACAAAATCGTGTACTTTTTTGATATT CGCGTTCAGAGTACGTACTTCTTAACGCGCGTGGATCCACGCACGACATTCGTGGTGATTTTTAACAGCAAAAGGTCAGAGAAAGACTCTTACGTCACCTCGTTTCTTGGCG GTGACACCTTCCCAGACCGACCCCAGGCTTGTTTGAATAATTGGAAACCTTCAGCGTGA